Proteins encoded within one genomic window of Pseudomonas cannabina:
- the speE gene encoding polyamine aminopropyltransferase, which yields MSDYQETLYEGYGQRFRIEKMLHEVRTDHQHLVIFQNPRMGRVMALDGVIQTTEADEFIYHEMLTHVPILAHGAAKRVLIIGGGDGGMLREVAKHLTVEHITMVEIDATVVEMCKEFLPDHSSGAFEDSRLNLVIDDGMRFVATTEEKFDVIISDSTDPIGPGEVLFSENFYQACHRCLNEGGILVTQNGTPFMQLSGVQTTAGRMNGLFADWHFYQAAIPTYIGGAMTFAWGATDKSYRKLPLETLRQRFSGSGIVTRYYNPEVHIGSFALPQYVLKAVSKASND from the coding sequence ATGAGCGATTATCAGGAAACGTTGTACGAAGGCTACGGCCAGCGCTTTCGTATCGAAAAAATGCTGCACGAAGTCCGCACCGACCACCAGCATCTGGTGATTTTCCAGAACCCGCGCATGGGGCGCGTCATGGCGCTGGACGGCGTTATCCAGACCACCGAAGCGGATGAATTCATCTACCACGAGATGCTCACTCACGTGCCGATCCTGGCGCACGGGGCAGCCAAGCGCGTGCTGATCATCGGCGGTGGCGACGGCGGCATGCTGCGCGAGGTCGCCAAGCACCTGACTGTCGAGCACATCACCATGGTCGAGATCGACGCAACGGTGGTCGAAATGTGCAAAGAGTTTCTGCCCGATCACTCCAGCGGGGCTTTCGAAGATTCGCGTCTGAATCTGGTCATCGACGATGGCATGCGCTTCGTGGCAACCACCGAAGAAAAGTTCGACGTGATCATCTCCGACTCCACCGATCCCATCGGACCGGGTGAAGTCCTGTTCTCGGAAAACTTCTATCAGGCCTGCCATCGCTGCCTGAACGAAGGCGGCATTCTGGTCACCCAGAACGGTACGCCTTTCATGCAACTGAGCGGTGTACAGACCACTGCCGGGCGCATGAATGGTCTGTTTGCCGACTGGCATTTCTATCAGGCGGCCATCCCGACCTATATTGGCGGTGCGATGACCTTCGCCTGGGGCGCGACCGACAAAAGCTATCGCAAGCTGCCACTGGAAACCCTGCGCCAGCGTTTTTCGGGCAGCGGTATTGTTACGCGCTATTACAACCCTGAAGTCCATATCGGTTCGTTCGCATTGCCACAGTACGTGCTCAAGGCTGTGAGCAAAGCCAGCAACGACTGA
- a CDS encoding ankyrin repeat domain-containing protein encodes MTDSDTRQAKTMTEEEAAEFAEQVFDVARQGNATMLERLLEKGLPADLRNHKGDTLLMLASYHSHQDAVRVLLSHGADPEIRNDNGQSPIAGAAFKGDLAVVKLLVEAGANVEAAAADGRTALMMAAMFNRSEIVDYLISKGADPHVSDAKGITALGAAQAMGATITAEQLTKLGVQAARA; translated from the coding sequence ATGACCGATTCAGATACCCGCCAAGCGAAGACCATGACTGAGGAAGAGGCCGCAGAGTTTGCCGAGCAGGTCTTCGATGTGGCTCGCCAGGGCAACGCCACCATGCTGGAGCGCCTTCTTGAAAAAGGTCTGCCTGCGGATTTGCGCAATCACAAGGGCGATACCTTGCTGATGCTGGCCAGCTATCACAGCCATCAGGATGCGGTCCGGGTGCTGCTCAGTCACGGTGCCGATCCGGAAATTCGCAATGACAATGGCCAAAGCCCGATTGCCGGTGCGGCGTTCAAAGGCGATCTGGCGGTTGTCAAATTGCTGGTTGAAGCGGGTGCCAATGTAGAAGCCGCTGCTGCCGACGGCCGCACGGCGTTGATGATGGCGGCCATGTTCAACCGCAGTGAGATCGTCGACTATCTGATCAGCAAGGGCGCTGACCCGCATGTCAGTGATGCCAAGGGCATTACCGCGCTGGGCGCCGCGCAGGCGATGGGGGCGACCATTACCGCCGAGCAATTGACCAAGCTGGGCGTGCAGGCGGCAAGGGCCTGA
- a CDS encoding alpha/beta hydrolase, producing the protein MLSGIFLFRVAHLLRLLALPLIFFAATASAAAPSAVQRQVSVDTENGKLYGTLMMPRSDKPVPVVLIIAGSGPTDRDGNNPEGGRNDSMKRLAVILATHNIASVRYDKRGVAASKAVTPDERNLSVERYVADVQLWARALKANPRLGPLILLGHSEGALVATLAAEKVGAAALISVAGIGRPVDQVLREQFQERLPPELLQRSNQLLDELKAGKTDDNVPPELEVVFRPTVQPYLISLFRQDPAAAFGAVNVPALIVQGRNDIQVGVGDALLLQKAKPDAELALIDGMNHVLRIVPDDLQQQLLSYRNPTQPLAKEVTSRILRFINALPEAGKKN; encoded by the coding sequence ATGTTATCCGGTATTTTCCTGTTTCGAGTTGCACACTTATTGCGCCTGCTGGCCCTGCCGCTGATCTTTTTCGCTGCCACCGCCAGCGCTGCTGCGCCGAGTGCGGTGCAACGCCAGGTCAGCGTCGACACTGAAAACGGCAAGCTCTACGGCACGCTGATGATGCCGCGCTCGGACAAGCCGGTACCGGTGGTCCTGATCATCGCCGGCTCCGGCCCCACCGACCGCGATGGTAATAATCCCGAAGGTGGCCGCAACGACAGCATGAAGCGCCTGGCGGTGATTCTGGCCACTCACAACATCGCCAGCGTGCGTTATGACAAACGTGGCGTGGCGGCCAGCAAGGCGGTCACGCCGGACGAGCGCAATCTGAGCGTCGAGCGCTACGTTGCCGACGTGCAGCTCTGGGCCAGAGCACTGAAAGCTAACCCGCGCCTGGGCCCGTTGATCCTGCTGGGGCATAGCGAAGGGGCATTGGTCGCCACACTGGCGGCTGAAAAAGTCGGCGCAGCGGCACTGATTTCCGTGGCCGGCATCGGACGGCCGGTGGATCAGGTGCTGCGTGAACAGTTCCAGGAACGTTTGCCCCCGGAATTGTTGCAGCGCAGTAATCAATTGCTCGACGAACTCAAAGCCGGCAAGACCGATGACAACGTTCCGCCCGAGTTGGAGGTGGTGTTCCGCCCCACGGTCCAGCCGTACCTGATCTCGCTGTTCCGCCAGGACCCGGCCGCTGCCTTTGGCGCAGTTAACGTTCCGGCACTGATCGTTCAGGGGCGCAATGACATCCAGGTCGGCGTGGGCGACGCGCTGTTGTTGCAAAAAGCCAAGCCTGATGCGGAGCTGGCGCTGATCGACGGCATGAACCATGTGCTGCGCATCGTGCCCGACGACCTGCAGCAGCAACTGCTGTCCTACCGCAACCCGACCCAGCCGCTGGCCAAAGAAGTGACGTCGCGCATCCTGCGCTTCATCAATGCGCTGCCGGAGGCTGGCAAAAAAAACTGA
- a CDS encoding MFS transporter, with protein MTALPDRQLPYWRLSGFYVCYFALLGAAAPFMALYLHHLGFSSARIGELIAIPMLMRCIAPNIWGWLGDYTGRRLTIVRFGSICTLLAFSLVLIDKSYTWLAMVMALYAFFWHAILPQFEVITLAHLRGQTSRYSQIRLWGSIGFILAVVVLGRVFERFSLDLFPYILLAVMLFIAVSSWWLPNARPLVSPQEAEAGGFLRQLTRPGVLAFYISVALMVLSHGPYYTFLTLHLEALGYSRGLIGMLWAVGVVAEVLMFMLMSRILQRFSVRLVLLTSFLLAALRWLLLGMFADYLGVLLIVQLMHAATFGSFHAAAIHFVQRSFGPRQQGQGQALYAALSGVGGTVGALYSGYSWSVLGPAWTFAIASLAALAAAVMIVTAKKEEGV; from the coding sequence GTGACGGCACTTCCCGACAGGCAGCTTCCTTACTGGCGGCTGTCCGGCTTCTACGTGTGTTATTTCGCATTGCTTGGCGCGGCCGCGCCCTTCATGGCGCTGTACCTCCACCACTTGGGTTTTTCCAGCGCGCGCATTGGCGAACTGATCGCGATCCCGATGCTGATGCGCTGCATTGCGCCGAATATCTGGGGCTGGCTGGGTGATTACACCGGACGACGGCTGACCATCGTGCGCTTCGGCTCGATTTGCACGTTGCTGGCGTTTTCGCTGGTGCTGATCGACAAAAGCTATACCTGGCTGGCGATGGTCATGGCGCTGTATGCGTTCTTCTGGCACGCCATCCTGCCGCAGTTCGAAGTCATCACCCTGGCGCATTTGCGCGGGCAGACCTCGCGCTACAGCCAGATCCGGTTGTGGGGTTCGATCGGTTTCATTCTGGCAGTGGTGGTGCTGGGGCGCGTCTTCGAACGTTTCAGTCTCGACCTGTTTCCGTACATTCTGCTGGCCGTCATGCTCTTTATCGCCGTCAGCAGCTGGTGGCTGCCCAATGCCCGGCCGCTGGTCTCGCCACAGGAGGCAGAGGCGGGTGGTTTTCTCAGGCAACTGACCCGACCCGGCGTGCTGGCGTTCTACATCAGCGTGGCGCTGATGGTGCTCAGCCATGGCCCGTATTACACCTTTCTGACCCTGCACCTCGAAGCGCTGGGCTACAGCCGTGGTCTGATCGGCATGCTATGGGCCGTCGGGGTGGTGGCTGAAGTGCTGATGTTCATGCTGATGAGCCGCATTTTGCAGCGTTTCTCCGTGCGTCTGGTGCTGCTCACCAGTTTTTTGCTCGCTGCGCTGCGCTGGTTGCTGCTGGGCATGTTCGCCGATTATCTGGGTGTGCTGCTGATTGTCCAGTTGATGCATGCTGCAACATTCGGCAGCTTTCACGCGGCTGCCATCCATTTCGTGCAACGTAGCTTCGGCCCGCGACAGCAAGGTCAGGGGCAGGCGCTATATGCAGCGTTGTCTGGCGTGGGCGGTACGGTGGGTGCGTTGTATTCCGGTTACAGCTGGAGCGTGCTGGGGCCGGCCTGGACGTTTGCCATCGCCAGCCTTGCCGCCCTCGCAGCAGCCGTCATGATTGTTACAGCCAAGAAAGAGGAAGGTGTATGA
- a CDS encoding IS5 family transposase: MQKTFSELEYTGKKKQTRRDRFLADLEQLVPWALLEAQVAPFYSNTAGKRGRPAIGVSRMLRMYVVQQCFGFSDEGCEDAVYDSQAIRGFMGIDLGRESAPDATTLLRFRRLLEVHQLTRLLFETINQHLASRGLLLKEGTIVDATLIAAPPSVKNREGKRDPEMHQARKGNQWHFGMKAHIGVDATSGLVHSVVGTAANVADVTQVGQLLHGDETYVSGDAGYTGAAKRPEHAERDVIWSIAERPSSYKQHGEGSVLYRVKRKIEYAKAQLRAKVEHPFQVIKVRFNHRKVRYRGLEKNTAQLFSLFGLANLMLAKRYLQQTAG, encoded by the coding sequence GTGCAGAAGACCTTCTCCGAACTCGAATATACCGGCAAGAAAAAGCAGACTCGCCGAGATCGCTTCCTGGCTGACCTTGAACAGTTGGTGCCCTGGGCCCTGCTGGAGGCGCAAGTGGCGCCGTTTTATAGCAACACCGCAGGCAAGCGCGGACGCCCTGCGATAGGGGTGTCGCGCATGTTGCGCATGTACGTCGTGCAGCAGTGTTTCGGTTTCTCCGATGAAGGTTGCGAAGATGCCGTCTACGACAGCCAGGCCATCCGCGGTTTTATGGGTATCGACCTGGGTCGCGAGTCTGCACCGGATGCCACCACCTTGCTGCGTTTTCGCCGCTTGCTGGAAGTCCATCAGCTAACCCGGCTGCTGTTTGAAACGATTAACCAGCATCTGGCCAGCCGGGGGCTGCTGCTCAAGGAAGGCACTATCGTCGACGCTACTCTGATCGCCGCGCCGCCCTCGGTCAAGAACCGAGAAGGCAAGCGTGATCCTGAGATGCATCAGGCCAGGAAAGGCAATCAATGGCACTTTGGGATGAAGGCCCACATTGGTGTAGACGCCACGTCGGGGCTGGTGCACAGCGTAGTAGGGACGGCCGCTAACGTGGCGGATGTCACCCAGGTTGGCCAGTTGCTTCACGGTGACGAAACCTATGTTTCGGGTGACGCTGGATACACCGGTGCGGCCAAGCGACCGGAGCATGCTGAACGGGACGTTATCTGGTCGATTGCAGAACGGCCAAGCAGTTACAAGCAGCACGGCGAAGGCAGCGTGCTGTATCGGGTCAAGCGCAAAATTGAATATGCCAAGGCGCAACTGCGTGCCAAGGTCGAGCACCCCTTCCAGGTAATCAAGGTGCGCTTCAATCATCGCAAGGTTCGCTACCGTGGGCTGGAAAAGAATACAGCGCAGTTGTTCAGTTTGTTTGGGTTGGCCAATCTGATGCTGGCCAAGCGGTATTTACAACAGACGGCAGGATAA
- a CDS encoding ZIP family metal transporter, whose protein sequence is MSSPAQPGTSRGTWLSHFQTSPLVSLGFAIAILSVVGLGGVSLYNAFYSTNQVNFNHALLGGIAGFMATALGAVLAVALRDVSQRAQDIMLGFAAGMMLAASSFSLILPGLEAAREITGSGPFAAATVVTGLGLGVLLMLGLDRFTPHEHESVGRQGPHSERINRVWLFVLAITLHNLPEGMAIGVSFASGDLNVGLPLTTAIAIQDIPEGLAIALALRATGLSAFKAMLVAIGSGLMEPLGALVGLGISSGFAIAYPVSMGLAAGAMIFVVSHEVIPETHRNGHQTSATLGLMGGFAVMMFLDTALG, encoded by the coding sequence ATGTCATCACCTGCACAGCCCGGAACGTCACGAGGGACCTGGCTCTCCCACTTCCAGACCAGCCCGCTGGTCAGCCTGGGGTTCGCGATCGCTATTCTGTCGGTCGTGGGTCTGGGTGGCGTCAGCCTGTATAACGCGTTCTACAGCACCAATCAGGTCAACTTCAATCATGCCCTGCTGGGCGGGATCGCAGGCTTTATGGCTACTGCGCTCGGGGCGGTCCTTGCAGTGGCCTTGCGCGATGTGTCGCAACGCGCTCAGGACATCATGCTCGGTTTTGCCGCCGGGATGATGCTGGCTGCCAGCTCGTTCTCGCTGATTCTGCCAGGGCTGGAAGCTGCCAGAGAGATCACCGGCAGCGGCCCGTTCGCGGCGGCGACGGTAGTGACCGGCCTGGGGCTTGGCGTGCTGCTGATGCTGGGGCTGGACAGGTTCACCCCGCATGAGCATGAGAGTGTCGGCCGTCAGGGGCCGCATTCGGAACGCATCAACCGGGTCTGGCTGTTCGTGCTGGCAATCACGCTGCACAATCTGCCCGAAGGCATGGCCATCGGTGTCAGCTTCGCCAGCGGCGACCTGAATGTCGGCCTGCCGTTGACCACGGCCATTGCGATTCAGGACATTCCGGAAGGCCTGGCCATTGCGCTGGCCCTGCGCGCCACTGGGCTGTCGGCCTTCAAAGCGATGCTGGTCGCGATTGGTTCAGGCCTCATGGAACCGCTGGGGGCACTCGTAGGGCTGGGCATTTCCAGCGGGTTTGCAATTGCCTACCCGGTGAGCATGGGCCTGGCCGCTGGCGCGATGATTTTTGTCGTGTCCCATGAAGTCATCCCGGAAACCCATCGCAACGGCCATCAGACCTCGGCAACGCTAGGGCTGATGGGCGGCTTTGCGGTGATGATGTTTCTCGACACTGCGCTGGGCTAG
- the mtnC gene encoding acireductone synthase, with translation MPIKAILTDIEGTTSTVSFVFEVLFPFARKHLPDFVRQQVDQPAVATQLHAVREQSGEPGADVERVIAILLEWIAEDRKATPLKALQGMVWEQGYNAGLLKGHVYPDAVEALKRWHQDGYKLYVYSSGSIQAQQLIFGCSEAGDLSGLFSGYFDTTSGPKREAQSYRTIAAATGFAAQDILFLSDIVEELDAAQAAGMATCGLTRDGGALAGHENVASFAFIDPAAF, from the coding sequence ATGCCCATCAAAGCCATTCTCACGGATATCGAAGGCACGACCAGCACAGTGAGCTTCGTTTTCGAGGTGCTGTTTCCGTTTGCCCGAAAGCATCTGCCGGACTTCGTTCGTCAGCAGGTCGACCAGCCCGCGGTGGCCACACAACTGCACGCCGTTCGCGAACAAAGCGGCGAGCCTGGCGCCGATGTCGAGCGGGTCATTGCGATTCTGCTGGAGTGGATTGCCGAAGACCGCAAGGCGACGCCGCTCAAGGCCTTGCAGGGCATGGTCTGGGAGCAGGGCTATAACGCCGGGCTGCTTAAGGGCCATGTTTATCCGGACGCCGTTGAGGCGCTCAAACGCTGGCATCAGGACGGTTATAAACTTTACGTTTACTCGTCAGGCTCGATTCAGGCCCAGCAACTGATTTTCGGCTGTTCCGAGGCGGGCGATCTTTCCGGCCTGTTCAGCGGCTACTTCGATACCACCTCGGGCCCCAAGCGTGAGGCGCAGTCCTATCGGACGATTGCAGCCGCGACCGGTTTCGCCGCGCAGGACATTCTGTTTTTGTCGGATATCGTCGAAGAGCTGGATGCCGCGCAGGCTGCCGGGATGGCAACCTGTGGCCTGACGCGTGACGGTGGCGCACTGGCAGGTCATGAAAACGTGGCCAGCTTTGCGTTTATCGATCCTGCTGCTTTCTAG
- a CDS encoding methylthioribulose 1-phosphate dehydratase — protein MSREQLSLEIIEAGRFLYGRGWSPATSSNYSVRLSASEALLTVSGKHKGQLGVDDVLATDLAGNSLEPGKKPSAETLLHTQLYRCRPQVGAVLHTHSVNATVLSRLTAVDHLVFADYELQKAFQGVTTHESRVVVPIFDNDQDIARLAAKVQPWLDAHPDCAGYLIRGHGLYTWGAKMSDALRQIEAFEFLFECELKMRTVMNRQ, from the coding sequence ATGAGCCGCGAACAACTGAGCCTGGAAATCATCGAAGCCGGGCGCTTCCTGTACGGCCGTGGCTGGTCGCCTGCCACCAGCAGCAACTACTCGGTGCGCCTGTCTGCCAGCGAAGCGCTGTTGACCGTGTCCGGCAAACACAAAGGGCAATTGGGCGTCGACGACGTGCTGGCCACCGATCTGGCGGGCAACAGCCTGGAACCGGGCAAAAAGCCGTCCGCAGAAACCCTGCTGCACACCCAGTTGTATCGCTGCAGGCCACAGGTTGGCGCGGTGCTGCACACGCATTCGGTGAATGCGACCGTGCTGTCGCGGCTGACCGCTGTCGATCATCTGGTGTTCGCAGACTACGAGCTGCAAAAAGCCTTTCAGGGCGTGACAACCCATGAATCGCGCGTGGTCGTGCCGATTTTCGACAATGATCAGGACATTGCCCGTCTGGCCGCGAAGGTGCAGCCTTGGCTGGACGCTCACCCCGACTGCGCCGGTTACCTGATTCGCGGCCACGGTCTCTACACCTGGGGGGCGAAAATGAGCGACGCATTACGACAGATCGAAGCGTTCGAGTTCCTGTTCGAATGCGAATTGAAAATGCGCACGGTGATGAACCGTCAATGA
- a CDS encoding PLDc N-terminal domain-containing protein codes for MGSSFNGLVGLIILALDIWAIINVLKSNAETGKKILWVLLIVLLPVLGLIIWAILGPRGNVRI; via the coding sequence ATGGGTTCGTCATTCAATGGCCTGGTCGGTCTGATTATTCTGGCGCTCGATATCTGGGCCATTATCAATGTCTTGAAAAGCAACGCCGAGACCGGGAAGAAAATTCTCTGGGTGTTGTTGATTGTGCTGTTGCCGGTGCTGGGTCTGATCATCTGGGCGATTCTGGGGCCGCGCGGCAACGTGCGTATCTGA
- the aroC gene encoding chorismate synthase, whose translation MSGNTFGKLFTVTTAGESHGPALVAIVDGCPPGLELDLHDLQRDLDRRKPGTSRHTTQRQEADKVEILSGVFEGKTTGASIGLLIRNTDQKSKDYSAIKDLFRPAHADYTYHHKYGIRDYRGGGRSSARETAMRVAAGAIAKKYLATQGIVIRGYMSQLGPIQIPFKTWDSVEDNAFFCADPDKVPELEAYMDQLRRDQDSVGAKITVVAEGVMPGLGEPIFDRLDAELAHALMSINAVKGVEIGAGFDCVAQRGTEHRDEMTPQGFVSNQAGGILGGISSGQPIIAHLALKPTSSITTPGRSIDVDGNAADVITKGRHDPCVGIRATPIAEAMMAIVLLDHLLRHRGQNADVSVNTPVLAQL comes from the coding sequence ATGTCCGGCAACACTTTCGGCAAGCTGTTCACTGTCACCACCGCCGGCGAGAGCCACGGCCCGGCGCTGGTCGCTATCGTCGACGGCTGCCCGCCGGGGCTGGAGCTTGACCTGCACGACCTGCAGCGTGACCTGGACCGGCGCAAGCCCGGCACCAGCCGGCATACCACGCAGCGTCAGGAGGCCGACAAGGTCGAAATCCTCTCGGGCGTCTTCGAGGGCAAGACCACCGGCGCTTCCATCGGCCTGCTGATCCGCAATACCGATCAGAAGTCCAAGGACTACTCGGCCATCAAGGACTTGTTCCGGCCGGCCCATGCCGATTACACCTACCACCACAAGTACGGCATTCGTGATTACCGTGGCGGCGGCCGCAGTTCTGCACGCGAAACCGCCATGCGCGTCGCTGCCGGTGCCATCGCCAAGAAGTATCTGGCCACCCAGGGCATTGTGATTCGCGGCTACATGAGTCAGCTCGGTCCGATCCAGATCCCGTTCAAGACCTGGGATTCGGTCGAAGACAACGCCTTTTTCTGCGCTGATCCCGACAAGGTGCCTGAGCTGGAAGCCTATATGGACCAACTGCGTCGCGACCAGGACTCGGTCGGTGCGAAAATCACCGTGGTCGCTGAAGGCGTGATGCCAGGCCTGGGTGAGCCGATCTTTGACCGCCTGGACGCCGAACTGGCGCATGCATTGATGAGCATCAACGCGGTGAAGGGCGTGGAGATCGGTGCGGGTTTCGACTGTGTCGCCCAGCGCGGCACCGAGCACCGCGACGAGATGACGCCGCAGGGCTTTGTGTCGAATCAGGCGGGCGGCATTCTCGGTGGTATTTCCTCCGGCCAGCCGATCATTGCGCATCTGGCCCTCAAGCCAACGTCCAGCATTACAACGCCGGGGCGCTCCATCGACGTCGACGGCAATGCCGCCGACGTGATCACCAAGGGTCGACATGACCCCTGCGTCGGCATTCGTGCCACGCCGATTGCCGAGGCGATGATGGCCATCGTCTTGCTCGATCACCTGCTACGTCATCGCGGGCAGAATGCCGATGTCAGTGTCAATACGCCTGTGCTGGCACAGTTGTAA
- a CDS encoding 1,2-dihydroxy-3-keto-5-methylthiopentene dioxygenase, which translates to MSSLSVYHVSSPDIPNKVLTHLEDIASTLAEHGVAFDRWEAATPITPGASQEEVINAYRTQIDRLMTERGYVTVDVISLNSDHPQKAELRAKFLEEHRHAEDEVRFFVAGRGLFTLHIDDYVYAVLCEKNDLISVPAGTRHWFDMGENPHFVAIRLFNNPEGWVANFTGEDIAGRFPRLED; encoded by the coding sequence ATGAGCAGCCTGTCCGTCTATCACGTTTCAAGCCCTGATATTCCCAACAAGGTGCTGACCCACCTAGAAGACATCGCCTCGACGCTGGCCGAGCACGGCGTTGCGTTCGACCGCTGGGAGGCCGCCACGCCGATCACGCCGGGTGCCAGTCAGGAAGAGGTCATCAACGCCTATCGCACGCAAATCGACAGGCTGATGACCGAGCGCGGTTATGTCACTGTCGACGTCATCAGCCTCAACAGCGATCACCCGCAGAAAGCCGAATTGCGCGCGAAGTTCCTCGAAGAACATCGACACGCCGAGGACGAGGTGCGCTTCTTCGTCGCCGGGCGCGGGCTGTTCACGCTGCACATCGACGACTATGTATACGCCGTGCTGTGCGAAAAGAACGACCTGATCTCTGTACCCGCCGGGACCCGGCACTGGTTCGACATGGGTGAAAATCCGCATTTCGTCGCCATTCGCCTGTTCAACAACCCTGAGGGTTGGGTGGCTAATTTTACCGGTGAAGACATTGCTGGCCGTTTCCCTCGGCTGGAAGACTGA
- a CDS encoding DUF3509 domain-containing protein gives MTFIQEKFASVFSDYTVTTQPRPDGGVLVSLRNDEGKQIRRSVSYAQLHTPVQLEWVISAIRRDLAAQASELPAISMLQSQHRFDLPTYHTR, from the coding sequence ATGACTTTTATTCAAGAAAAATTCGCTTCCGTATTTTCCGATTACACCGTGACCACTCAGCCTCGCCCGGATGGCGGTGTTCTGGTGTCGCTGCGTAATGACGAGGGCAAACAGATCCGTCGCTCCGTGTCTTATGCGCAACTGCACACGCCGGTCCAACTGGAATGGGTTATCAGCGCAATTCGCCGTGACCTCGCGGCACAAGCCAGCGAGCTGCCAGCCATTTCGATGCTGCAAAGCCAGCACCGCTTCGATCTGCCGACTTACCATACACGCTGA
- a CDS encoding IS5-like element ISPsy19 family transposase yields MPKTGRPRSIAAEHYPVLVKLAHAQPYSSQAELALVFFAETGITAHPDTFAKALKMAGITRVKQRAKGSFQSPEPNKAYGYNETHRRQLPEQLYPSCLTDTEWALVADLFESQGGRGVPPLHSRRTLLEACCYVVRTGCSWRMLPRDFPHWDNVYKTFRRWSAQGKFEQMHDRLRAQWREREERADSPSAAILDSQSTRSSPQGGDSGYDAGKKVKGRKRSLIVDTLGLLLAVSISAASVQDRDAADDAVAYSKEKYPSLSTLFVDSAYAGKWAQRTHQLHAIDVQVIRGPNNRRTGQWHSEQGDLFSVEPVQTGFVVMPKRWVVERTHAWNERARRLIMHHDRLFAVSEAWVWLAEARILARRLTT; encoded by the coding sequence ATGCCTAAAACCGGACGTCCTCGCTCGATTGCCGCCGAGCACTATCCCGTGCTGGTGAAACTCGCTCATGCACAGCCCTATTCCAGCCAGGCCGAATTGGCGCTCGTATTCTTCGCCGAAACCGGTATCACTGCGCATCCCGACACCTTTGCAAAAGCGTTGAAAATGGCAGGGATTACGCGTGTAAAGCAGCGGGCCAAGGGAAGTTTTCAGTCACCTGAACCTAATAAAGCCTATGGCTACAATGAAACCCACCGCCGCCAACTGCCGGAGCAGCTATATCCGAGTTGCTTGACAGATACCGAGTGGGCACTGGTCGCCGACCTGTTTGAAAGCCAGGGCGGACGAGGAGTGCCACCGCTTCACTCTCGGCGCACGTTGCTGGAAGCCTGTTGCTATGTCGTACGCACGGGGTGCTCATGGCGAATGCTACCCCGCGATTTTCCTCATTGGGACAATGTCTACAAAACGTTCCGCCGGTGGAGCGCTCAAGGCAAGTTCGAGCAAATGCATGATCGCTTGCGAGCTCAATGGCGTGAGCGGGAAGAACGCGCTGACAGCCCGTCAGCAGCGATCCTGGATTCACAGTCGACCCGCAGTTCTCCTCAAGGCGGTGACAGCGGCTACGACGCAGGCAAAAAAGTGAAGGGGCGTAAACGAAGTCTGATTGTCGATACATTGGGCCTGCTGCTGGCTGTCAGTATCAGTGCTGCAAGCGTGCAGGATCGTGACGCGGCGGATGATGCGGTGGCGTACTCGAAGGAAAAATATCCGTCACTGAGCACGCTTTTTGTTGATAGTGCGTACGCAGGAAAATGGGCACAGCGCACCCATCAACTGCACGCTATCGATGTTCAAGTGATCCGTGGCCCGAATAACAGAAGAACAGGGCAATGGCACTCTGAACAAGGCGATCTATTTTCCGTGGAGCCTGTTCAGACTGGATTTGTGGTCATGCCCAAGCGATGGGTAGTGGAGCGAACTCATGCCTGGAATGAGAGAGCTCGGCGACTGATCATGCATCATGATCGCCTTTTTGCGGTAAGCGAGGCATGGGTTTGGTTGGCCGAGGCTCGAATACTCGCGCGCCGACTCACTACATGA